The Deltaproteobacteria bacterium genome window below encodes:
- a CDS encoding phosphoadenylyl-sulfate reductase, whose amino-acid sequence MRGVEMAAAETIANPSAGAPRSEPAALAEIASGRLEALGAEALLRWGLARFHPRLALSCSFGAPEGLVILDMMQRIEPAARVFMLDTGRLPQATHDLVDRVRDRYGVRVEVVFPDAQAVQDMVRRHGQNLFYESVASRQLCCRLRKVEPMRRYFAEAGVDAWVAGLRREQGVTRQDAPKVEIDAAHGGLVKINPLADWSHDQVWAYVREHQVPVNRLHREGYPSVGCEPCSRAIQPGDDVRAGRWWWESADTRECGIHVGEESGGSGI is encoded by the coding sequence ATGAGAGGCGTCGAGATGGCAGCCGCCGAGACCATCGCCAACCCCAGCGCCGGCGCGCCGCGCTCCGAGCCGGCGGCGCTCGCCGAGATCGCGAGCGGGCGGCTCGAAGCCCTGGGCGCCGAGGCGCTGCTGCGCTGGGGTCTCGCGCGCTTCCATCCGCGCCTTGCGCTCTCGTGCTCGTTCGGCGCGCCCGAAGGGCTCGTGATCCTCGACATGATGCAGCGCATCGAGCCCGCGGCGCGCGTCTTCATGCTCGACACGGGCCGGCTCCCGCAGGCGACCCACGACCTCGTCGACCGCGTGCGCGATCGCTACGGGGTCCGGGTCGAGGTGGTGTTCCCGGACGCCCAGGCGGTGCAGGACATGGTCCGCCGGCACGGCCAGAACCTCTTCTACGAGTCGGTGGCCAGCCGCCAGCTCTGCTGCCGGCTGCGCAAGGTGGAGCCGATGCGGCGCTACTTCGCCGAGGCCGGCGTCGACGCCTGGGTGGCCGGCCTGCGCCGGGAGCAGGGCGTCACGCGCCAGGACGCCCCGAAGGTCGAGATCGACGCCGCCCACGGAGGCCTGGTCAAGATCAACCCGCTGGCGGACTGGAGCCACGACCAGGTCTGGGCCTACGTCCGCGAGCACCAGGTGCCGGTGAACCGCCTGCACCGCGAAGGCTATCCCTCCGTCGGCTGCGAGCCCTGCTCGCGCGCCATCCAGCCCGGCGACGACGTCCGCGCCGGCCGCTGGTGGTGGGAGAGCGCCGACACCCGGGAGTGTGGAATCCACGTCGGAGAGGAGAGCGGTGGCTCGGGCATCTGA
- a CDS encoding YidB family protein produces MGLLDELVGSLTASDRNVSNDQAGALVRGVLASLAGGGQEAGIEGLSRRLQGAGLGDVISSWIGAGANQPVEPSALDRALRGSPLDGVASRAGLGGIAGAAALAVLLPKLIDKLTPGGQVPPAERLRDVAAQAQSSDPLRGPAPFAQAAESGGGAKPKADFSKVRSGASSSAPAPGPVPEKTYTVAQGDSLSKIARKAYGDANQWKRIFEANRDQIENPDLIHPGQVLRIPD; encoded by the coding sequence ATGGGTCTCCTCGACGAGCTCGTCGGATCGCTGACCGCCAGCGACCGCAACGTGTCGAACGACCAGGCGGGTGCGCTCGTGCGGGGCGTCCTCGCGTCGCTCGCCGGGGGCGGCCAGGAGGCGGGCATCGAAGGCCTCTCCCGGCGCCTCCAGGGCGCCGGTCTCGGCGACGTGATCTCCTCCTGGATCGGCGCCGGCGCGAACCAGCCGGTGGAGCCGAGCGCGCTCGACCGCGCGCTGCGCGGCAGCCCGCTCGACGGCGTGGCCTCGCGGGCGGGGCTCGGCGGGATCGCCGGCGCAGCGGCGCTCGCGGTGCTGCTGCCCAAGCTGATCGACAAGCTCACGCCCGGCGGGCAGGTGCCGCCGGCCGAGCGGCTGCGCGACGTCGCGGCCCAGGCCCAGTCCTCCGACCCGTTGCGGGGCCCCGCACCCTTCGCGCAGGCTGCCGAGAGCGGCGGCGGCGCGAAGCCGAAGGCGGACTTCTCGAAGGTGCGCAGCGGCGCCTCGTCGAGCGCGCCGGCTCCTGGCCCCGTGCCGGAGAAGACCTACACGGTGGCCCAGGGCGACAGCCTCTCGAAGATCGCCCGGAAGGCCTACGGTGACGCCAATCAGTGGAAGCGCATCTTCGAGGCGAATCGCGACCAGATCGAGAACCCCGACCTGATCCACCCGGGCCAGGTGCTGCGCATCCCGGACTGA
- a CDS encoding beta-propeller fold lactonase family protein yields the protein MEPRGLAPDRSARPPLRRLGLALLGLAAGVALAPHVARAQCHDFRQALFEGQGGVSGLSNPVAAAASPDGRHVYVAGFIGDSLASFERDPLTDTLEWIDVLVDGVGGIDGLDGAHGIALSPDGRHLYVAAMTDGQVAVFSRDAATGVLTFVEVQEWPPVGIDHLDGAAAVAVSPDGAHVYVASNGDDAIAVFSRDAASGSLAFQGGPRDGVGGVDGLDGATSVAVSRDGRHVYATGSEDDAVAVFDRDRASGALGFVEIQRDGVGAADGLAGAAAVSLAPDGARLYAAGSDDDAVAVFDRDAATGSLTFVDSWSDGAGGVDGLDSASAVLASPDGLWVHAAGFLDDAVAVFARNVLGVALGFREAVLDGVNGANGLRGPLALAASPEGDRLYVAGSAENALAVLAVPPLRFAGAEVDGQAGVEGLEGVRGIALSPDGKHLYAAGSLEDAIQVFTRHPASHTLAEVEVLRDGVGGVDGLDGVEALAVSPDGRSLYGAAPDADAVTAFARDRDTGALGFVEAERDGVGGADGLDAATSVVVSPDGRHVYAAGRIDDAIAIFARDAVTSALTPLGLVRNGEGGVTGLDGPRVLALAPGGRHLYAASQTSSSIAAFARDAATGLLGFVEAEVDGAGGVDGLAFAQAVAVSPDGLAVFAGGGSDDALVQFDRDPASGALGFAEAWTDGVDGVDGLDGISSVTVAAHGRRVLATGSLEDEVAVFERDPASGALAFRDAIAEECGASGLDGAFRLAASPDGSGVYVAGFFADTVAILAPEPGAAALAGAAAAALATIGSLRARRGRVRSAGSWPRPPAAPPGSARPGPPQVRDTFRQRRARPASAARATSACAVAAASGAAIRSPVSKSSSSDHSPSTTS from the coding sequence ATGGAGCCTCGGGGACTCGCACCGGATCGCTCTGCACGGCCGCCGCTGCGCCGCCTCGGGCTTGCGCTCCTCGGCCTCGCCGCAGGGGTGGCGCTCGCCCCGCACGTGGCCCGCGCCCAGTGCCACGACTTCCGCCAGGCCCTCTTCGAGGGTCAGGGCGGCGTCAGCGGCCTCTCGAACCCGGTGGCGGCCGCCGCGAGCCCGGACGGCCGGCACGTCTACGTGGCGGGCTTCATCGGCGACTCGCTCGCCAGCTTCGAGCGCGACCCGCTGACCGACACCCTCGAGTGGATCGACGTCCTCGTCGACGGCGTGGGCGGCATCGACGGGCTCGATGGTGCCCACGGCATTGCGCTCTCGCCCGACGGCCGCCACCTGTACGTGGCGGCGATGACGGACGGCCAGGTGGCGGTCTTCTCGCGGGACGCCGCGACGGGCGTGCTCACCTTCGTCGAGGTGCAGGAGTGGCCCCCGGTCGGCATCGACCACCTCGACGGCGCGGCCGCCGTCGCGGTGAGCCCCGACGGAGCGCACGTCTACGTCGCGAGCAACGGCGACGACGCGATCGCCGTCTTCTCCCGCGACGCCGCGAGCGGGAGCCTCGCCTTCCAGGGCGGCCCGCGCGACGGCGTGGGCGGTGTCGACGGCCTCGACGGCGCCACCTCGGTCGCCGTGAGCCGGGACGGGCGCCACGTCTACGCGACGGGCAGCGAAGACGACGCCGTCGCGGTCTTCGATCGCGACCGGGCGAGCGGTGCGCTCGGCTTCGTGGAGATCCAGCGCGACGGTGTGGGCGCAGCCGACGGCCTGGCCGGAGCGGCCGCCGTCTCGCTCGCGCCCGACGGCGCGCGCCTGTACGCAGCCGGCTCCGACGACGACGCCGTCGCGGTCTTCGATCGCGACGCCGCCACCGGCTCGCTCACCTTCGTCGACTCGTGGAGCGACGGCGCCGGCGGTGTCGACGGCCTCGACTCCGCGAGCGCCGTGCTCGCGAGTCCGGACGGGCTCTGGGTCCACGCGGCGGGCTTCCTCGACGACGCCGTCGCGGTCTTCGCGCGCAACGTGCTCGGGGTGGCGCTCGGCTTCCGCGAGGCCGTGCTCGACGGCGTGAACGGCGCCAACGGGCTGCGCGGCCCCCTGGCGCTCGCGGCGAGCCCGGAGGGCGACCGCCTCTACGTCGCCGGCAGCGCCGAGAACGCCCTCGCGGTCCTCGCCGTGCCGCCGCTGCGCTTCGCCGGCGCGGAGGTGGACGGCCAGGCCGGCGTGGAAGGGCTCGAGGGCGTGCGGGGGATCGCGCTGAGCCCCGATGGCAAGCATCTCTACGCGGCGGGCTCGCTCGAGGACGCGATCCAGGTCTTCACGCGCCACCCCGCCTCCCACACGCTGGCCGAGGTCGAGGTCCTGCGCGACGGCGTCGGCGGCGTCGACGGGCTCGACGGCGTCGAGGCGCTCGCCGTGAGCCCGGATGGCAGGAGCCTGTACGGCGCGGCGCCCGACGCGGACGCGGTCACGGCCTTCGCGCGCGATCGGGACACGGGCGCGCTCGGCTTCGTCGAGGCGGAGCGCGACGGTGTCGGCGGCGCCGACGGCCTCGACGCCGCGACCTCGGTGGTCGTGAGCCCGGACGGCCGCCACGTCTACGCCGCGGGCCGGATCGACGACGCGATCGCGATCTTCGCGCGCGACGCCGTGACCAGCGCGCTCACCCCTCTCGGCCTCGTGCGCAACGGCGAGGGCGGCGTCACCGGGCTCGACGGGCCCCGCGTCCTGGCCCTCGCTCCGGGCGGCCGCCACCTCTACGCGGCCTCCCAGACGAGCAGCTCGATCGCGGCCTTCGCGCGCGACGCCGCGACGGGGCTCCTCGGCTTCGTCGAGGCGGAGGTCGACGGCGCGGGCGGCGTCGACGGGCTCGCCTTCGCGCAGGCCGTGGCGGTCTCGCCCGACGGCCTCGCCGTCTTCGCGGGCGGCGGCTCGGACGACGCCCTGGTGCAGTTCGACCGCGACCCCGCGAGCGGGGCGCTCGGCTTCGCCGAAGCCTGGACCGACGGCGTGGACGGCGTCGACGGGCTCGACGGCATCAGCTCGGTCACGGTGGCCGCGCACGGCCGGCGCGTCCTCGCAACGGGGAGCCTCGAGGACGAAGTGGCCGTCTTCGAGCGCGACCCGGCGAGCGGTGCCCTCGCCTTCCGCGACGCGATCGCCGAGGAGTGCGGGGCCTCGGGGCTCGACGGCGCCTTCCGGCTCGCCGCGAGCCCGGACGGCAGCGGCGTCTACGTCGCCGGCTTCTTCGCCGACACGGTCGCGATCCTCGCGCCCGAGCCCGGCGCGGCGGCGCTCGCCGGGGCCGCCGCCGCAGCGCTCGCCACGATCGGGAGCCTGCGCGCAAGGCGCGGGAGGGTTCGTTCCGCGGGCTCCTGGCCGAGGCCGCCCGCCGCGCCTCCGGGCTCGGCCCGCCCGGGCCCGCCTCAGGTCCGGGACACCTTCCGCCAGCGGCGCGCGAGGCCCGCGAGTGCGGCCAGGGCCACGAGCGCCTGCGCCGTGGCCGCGGCCTCGGGCGCTGCGATCCGCTCGCCCGTCTCGAAGTCGAGCAGCAGCGACCACTCGCCATCCACCACTTCGTAG
- a CDS encoding signal peptidase II, whose translation MRGRTLVFATVLLLAVGCDQATKQLAVERLEGAPPISLAGDAVRFQLAANTGGFLSLGDGLPPVWRRVVFVGLVPACLLVVCALVLRSREVSAAAMVGLGLVVGGGLGNWLDRVGAGAVTDFVSLGIGPLRTGVFNLADVAIVAGVLLLALVRSEGERPEP comes from the coding sequence GTGCGTGGCCGTACCCTCGTCTTCGCGACCGTGCTCCTGCTGGCGGTGGGCTGCGACCAGGCGACCAAGCAGCTCGCCGTCGAGCGGCTGGAGGGCGCTCCGCCGATCTCGCTCGCCGGCGACGCGGTCCGCTTCCAGCTCGCCGCGAACACGGGAGGGTTCCTGAGCCTCGGCGACGGCCTCCCGCCCGTCTGGCGGCGGGTCGTCTTCGTCGGCCTGGTGCCGGCCTGCCTGCTCGTGGTCTGTGCGCTCGTGCTGCGCTCGCGCGAGGTGTCGGCGGCCGCGATGGTGGGCCTCGGCCTCGTGGTCGGGGGCGGGCTCGGCAACTGGCTCGACCGGGTCGGTGCGGGCGCGGTGACGGACTTCGTGAGCCTCGGGATCGGTCCCCTGCGCACGGGCGTCTTCAACCTCGCGGACGTGGCGATCGTTGCCGGCGTGCTCCTGCTCGCGCTCGTGCGCTCCGAGGGCGAGCGGCCGGAGCCCTGA
- the folK gene encoding 2-amino-4-hydroxy-6-hydroxymethyldihydropteridine diphosphokinase, producing MSEDAYVSIGTNLGDRDAHLALALRRLAELPETALTAVSPVFETDPVGPPPQGPFLNAVAKLRTELGPRALLDALLAIEREAGRVRSVPNAARSLDLDLLLHGERVLDEPGLTLPHPRLAERPFVLEPLTALAPRLVHPTLGEPIAALAARVRDPRAVRPLGACEGIGDRAARRRR from the coding sequence GTGAGCGAGGACGCCTACGTCTCGATCGGCACGAATCTCGGCGATCGCGACGCGCACCTGGCGCTGGCGCTGCGCCGCCTCGCCGAGCTGCCGGAGACCGCCCTCACAGCGGTGTCGCCGGTCTTCGAGACGGATCCGGTGGGGCCACCGCCCCAGGGCCCCTTCCTCAACGCGGTGGCGAAGCTGCGCACGGAGCTCGGGCCGCGCGCGCTCCTCGACGCGCTGCTCGCGATCGAGCGGGAGGCCGGCCGCGTGCGGAGCGTGCCCAACGCGGCCCGCAGCCTCGACCTCGACCTGCTCCTCCACGGCGAGCGCGTGCTCGACGAGCCCGGCCTGACGCTCCCGCACCCGCGCCTCGCCGAGCGGCCCTTCGTGCTGGAGCCCCTGACGGCGCTGGCGCCGAGGCTCGTGCACCCGACCCTCGGCGAGCCGATCGCGGCGCTCGCCGCGCGCGTGCGGGACCCGCGCGCCGTCCGTCCGCTCGGAGCCTGTGAAGGAATCGGCGACCGAGCAGCGCGCCGTCGCCGGTGA
- a CDS encoding long-chain fatty acid--CoA ligase yields the protein MKAGAPPGARGPDPARAELDARVLAWMREPLSGPADAGDEPRFDALARALFAFQFAHCAPYRRFCAGRGRTPETVAHWRAIPAVPAGAFKELALRSFPEPCEAHAFRTSGTAAERRGVLHLDTLALYEASLLPSFRRGVVPDLAPGARARLRILAPAPAEAPDSSLSHMFGVVLAALGDAGSGFDVRGGALDAAGLLAALECAGAEGVPVALCGTAFGFVHLLDALAARGARLALPAGSRVMETGGFKGRSRELPREALYEGIASALGVPATRIVNQYGMTELGSQFYDSVLCSPGEPRRKLAPPWARVRVIDPETGEDAAPGAIGVIRIHDLANTGSVAAIETADLGRTVAGGFEVRGREPGAEARGCSIAADEMLAP from the coding sequence GTGAAGGCCGGCGCGCCGCCGGGCGCGCGCGGGCCCGACCCCGCGCGCGCGGAGCTCGACGCGCGCGTCCTCGCCTGGATGCGCGAGCCGCTGTCCGGGCCGGCGGACGCCGGCGACGAGCCCCGCTTCGACGCGCTCGCGCGCGCCCTGTTCGCGTTCCAGTTCGCGCACTGCGCGCCCTACCGGCGCTTCTGCGCGGGGCGCGGGCGGACCCCGGAGACGGTCGCCCATTGGCGCGCGATCCCGGCGGTGCCGGCGGGGGCCTTCAAGGAGCTCGCGCTGCGCAGCTTCCCCGAGCCCTGCGAGGCCCACGCCTTTCGCACCAGCGGCACCGCCGCGGAGCGGCGCGGCGTCCTGCACCTCGACACGCTCGCGCTCTACGAGGCCTCGCTCCTGCCGAGCTTCCGGCGCGGCGTAGTGCCGGACCTCGCGCCCGGCGCGCGGGCGCGGCTGCGGATCCTGGCGCCCGCGCCGGCCGAGGCGCCCGACTCCTCGCTCTCCCACATGTTCGGCGTGGTCCTGGCGGCGCTCGGCGACGCCGGGAGCGGCTTCGACGTGCGCGGCGGAGCGCTCGACGCCGCGGGCCTGCTCGCGGCCCTCGAGTGCGCCGGCGCCGAGGGCGTGCCGGTCGCCCTGTGCGGCACCGCCTTCGGCTTCGTGCACCTGCTCGACGCGCTGGCCGCACGCGGCGCGCGGCTCGCGCTGCCCGCCGGCTCGCGCGTCATGGAGACGGGCGGCTTCAAGGGCCGCTCGCGCGAGCTGCCGCGCGAGGCGCTCTACGAAGGCATCGCGAGCGCGCTCGGCGTCCCGGCCACCCGGATCGTGAACCAGTACGGGATGACGGAGCTGGGCTCGCAGTTCTACGACTCGGTCCTGTGTTCCCCAGGCGAGCCGCGCCGCAAGCTCGCCCCTCCCTGGGCGCGGGTGCGCGTGATCGACCCCGAGACCGGCGAGGACGCGGCGCCCGGCGCCATCGGCGTGATCCGCATCCACGACCTCGCCAACACCGGCAGCGTCGCCGCGATCGAGACCGCGGACCTGGGCCGCACGGTCGCGGGCGGCTTCGAGGTGCGGGGCCGCGAGCCAGGCGCCGAGGCGCGCGGCTGCTCGATCGCAGCCGACGAGATGCTGGCGCCGTGA
- a CDS encoding SDR family oxidoreductase has product MGVLEGRIAVVTGAGRGIGREIALDFARQGARVVVNDLGAAADGTGAARVADEVVAEIRAAGGEAVANYESVATVAGGEAIFRTALDSFGALDVLVNNAGILRDRTIFKMDEEDWDLVIAVHLKGHYACTAPFARYIRETGRRGCRILDFSSVSGLFGNFGQSNYGAAKAGIAGFSRVLALELAKYECTVNTISPGAATRLTIPLMQGRGDPAAADDWTRGPAQIAPVCTWLASEAGRGVTGQIFNVMRGTLGILQQPAVIRSFQGEQLWTQAALDRLMPELVEARRAHDERAKREGAPEKR; this is encoded by the coding sequence ATGGGCGTTCTCGAGGGCAGGATCGCGGTGGTGACCGGCGCGGGGCGCGGCATCGGGCGCGAGATCGCGCTCGACTTCGCACGCCAGGGCGCGCGCGTCGTGGTGAACGACCTCGGCGCCGCCGCCGACGGCACCGGCGCGGCGCGCGTCGCCGACGAGGTGGTGGCGGAGATCCGCGCCGCCGGCGGTGAGGCGGTGGCGAACTACGAGAGCGTGGCGACCGTGGCCGGCGGCGAGGCGATCTTCCGCACCGCGCTGGACTCCTTCGGCGCCCTCGACGTGCTGGTCAACAACGCCGGCATCCTGCGCGACCGTACCATCTTCAAGATGGACGAGGAGGACTGGGACCTGGTGATCGCGGTGCACCTGAAGGGGCACTACGCCTGCACGGCGCCCTTCGCGCGCTACATCCGCGAGACCGGGAGGCGCGGCTGCCGGATCCTCGACTTCTCGTCGGTGTCGGGCCTGTTCGGGAACTTCGGGCAGTCGAACTACGGTGCCGCCAAGGCCGGCATCGCCGGCTTCTCGCGGGTGCTGGCGCTCGAGCTCGCCAAGTACGAGTGCACCGTCAACACGATCTCGCCGGGCGCCGCGACGCGCCTCACGATCCCGCTCATGCAGGGCCGCGGCGACCCGGCCGCCGCCGACGACTGGACGCGCGGCCCGGCCCAGATCGCGCCGGTCTGCACCTGGCTCGCCTCGGAGGCCGGCCGCGGCGTCACCGGCCAGATCTTCAACGTGATGCGCGGCACCCTCGGGATCCTGCAGCAGCCGGCGGTGATCCGGTCCTTCCAGGGCGAGCAGCTCTGGACCCAGGCGGCGCTCGACCGCCTGATGCCGGAGCTCGTCGAGGCCCGGCGCGCCCACGACGAGCGCGCGAAGCGGGAAGGGGCGCCGGAGAAGCGCTGA
- a CDS encoding aminotransferase class III-fold pyridoxal phosphate-dependent enzyme, producing the protein MTPPRNLPPALVSEVPGPRSRALAARLARVESRNVTCLAPEPPIFWERAAGANVWDADGNRFVDLGAGFGVASAGHAHPRVVAALGAQGATLLHAMGDVHPAAVKVELLERLAALFPGGGPARAVLGSSGSDAVEAALETAALATGRAGVVAFEGAYHGLSLGALDATWRPEFRAPFAARLPGATVFARFGDVSSVSRATAGARPPVGAVLVEPIQGRGGERIPPDGFLAGLRALCDREGWLLIADEVYTGLGRTGRTWAVDHEGVVPDLLCAGKGLAGGMPVSACLGRAAVMDAWPASTGESLHTQTFLGHPPGCAAALAALAVLEEEKLAARAATLGARVLAHLRARLAPALAAGHVRAVRGRGLLLGIECDEGARALRACAEALRRGVIVIPSGDAGEVVSVTPPLTIEEDLLLGALDLLAEALAA; encoded by the coding sequence GTGACGCCGCCGCGCAACCTGCCGCCTGCCCTCGTGAGCGAGGTCCCCGGCCCGCGCTCGCGCGCCCTGGCGGCGCGCCTCGCGCGCGTCGAGTCACGCAACGTCACCTGCCTCGCGCCCGAGCCGCCGATCTTCTGGGAGCGCGCCGCCGGCGCCAACGTCTGGGACGCCGACGGCAACCGCTTCGTCGACCTCGGCGCCGGCTTCGGCGTCGCGAGCGCGGGGCACGCCCACCCGCGCGTGGTGGCGGCGCTCGGCGCGCAGGGCGCGACGCTCCTGCACGCGATGGGCGACGTCCATCCGGCGGCGGTCAAGGTGGAGCTGCTGGAGCGCCTGGCGGCGCTCTTCCCGGGCGGCGGCCCGGCGCGCGCGGTGCTCGGCTCGTCGGGCTCGGACGCCGTCGAGGCGGCGCTCGAGACCGCCGCGCTCGCGACCGGCCGCGCCGGGGTGGTCGCCTTCGAGGGCGCCTACCACGGCCTCTCGCTCGGCGCGCTCGACGCCACCTGGCGTCCGGAGTTCCGGGCGCCCTTCGCGGCGCGCCTGCCCGGCGCCACCGTCTTCGCCCGCTTCGGCGACGTCTCCAGCGTGTCGCGGGCGACAGCCGGGGCGCGCCCGCCGGTCGGCGCCGTGCTGGTCGAGCCGATCCAGGGCCGCGGGGGCGAGCGGATCCCCCCCGACGGCTTCCTCGCGGGCCTGCGCGCGCTCTGCGACCGCGAAGGCTGGCTGCTGATCGCCGACGAGGTCTACACCGGACTGGGACGGACCGGGCGGACCTGGGCGGTCGACCACGAGGGCGTGGTCCCGGACCTGCTGTGCGCGGGCAAGGGGCTCGCCGGAGGCATGCCCGTCTCGGCCTGCCTGGGCCGCGCGGCGGTGATGGACGCCTGGCCCGCCTCGACCGGCGAATCGCTCCACACCCAGACCTTCCTCGGCCACCCGCCGGGCTGCGCGGCCGCGCTGGCGGCGCTCGCCGTGCTCGAGGAGGAGAAGCTCGCCGCCCGCGCGGCCACGCTGGGCGCGCGGGTGCTCGCCCACCTGCGCGCGCGGCTCGCGCCGGCGCTCGCCGCCGGGCACGTGCGCGCCGTGCGCGGGCGCGGGCTCCTCCTCGGGATCGAGTGCGACGAGGGCGCGCGCGCGCTGCGCGCCTGCGCCGAGGCGCTCCGGCGCGGCGTCATCGTGATCCCCTCCGGTGACGCGGGGGAGGTCGTCTCGGTGACGCCGCCGCTCACGATCGAGGAGGACCTGCTGCTCGGCGCCCTCGACCTCCTCGCGGAGGCGCTCGCGGCGTGA
- a CDS encoding cation diffusion facilitator family transporter, with product MAAPSAASLTDGLAARARLRAGWLALGTGAAVFAVKLAAWRLTGSAAVLSDALESIVNVVAAALLLFSLYVSVRPADRDHPYGHGKVEFFSAGVEGTLIGVAALWIAAEALRALWRGPALRQLELGLGLVAAGTAANALVGWHLVRVGRRVRSLALVADGRHLLTDVLTSAGVLVGLAAVRVTGWVVLDPLVALAVALQILRTGWRLARQAVGGLMDEADPETLQNIVAALEGAREPWWIDAHSLRAWRSGAAEHVDLHLVVPRYFDADRLHGISEQVEKVALRGAGLPGEVIVHFDPCRPRYCAGCPVEACPVRSAPFATRRPLTLERATREDEALG from the coding sequence ATGGCTGCGCCGAGCGCTGCGTCCCTCACCGACGGGCTTGCCGCCCGCGCGCGCCTGCGCGCCGGCTGGCTGGCGCTCGGGACCGGCGCCGCCGTCTTCGCCGTGAAGCTCGCCGCCTGGCGGCTCACCGGCTCGGCGGCGGTGCTCTCGGACGCCCTCGAGTCGATCGTGAACGTGGTGGCGGCCGCGCTGCTGCTCTTCAGCCTCTACGTCTCCGTCCGGCCCGCCGACCGCGACCACCCCTATGGCCACGGCAAGGTCGAGTTCTTCTCCGCCGGCGTGGAGGGAACCCTGATCGGCGTCGCCGCGCTCTGGATCGCGGCCGAAGCGCTGCGCGCGTTGTGGCGGGGCCCCGCGCTCCGCCAGCTCGAGCTCGGGCTCGGCCTCGTGGCGGCGGGCACGGCGGCCAACGCGCTGGTGGGCTGGCACCTGGTCCGGGTGGGCCGCCGCGTGCGCTCGCTGGCGCTCGTCGCCGACGGCCGGCACCTGCTCACCGACGTCCTCACCAGCGCCGGGGTGCTGGTCGGGCTCGCGGCCGTGCGCGTCACCGGCTGGGTGGTGCTCGACCCGCTGGTCGCGCTGGCGGTCGCGCTCCAGATCCTGCGCACCGGCTGGCGGCTCGCGCGCCAGGCGGTCGGCGGGCTCATGGACGAGGCCGATCCCGAGACGCTGCAGAACATCGTCGCCGCGCTCGAGGGCGCGCGCGAGCCCTGGTGGATCGACGCCCACAGCCTGCGCGCGTGGCGCTCGGGCGCCGCCGAGCACGTCGACCTGCACCTGGTGGTGCCACGCTACTTCGACGCCGACCGCCTGCACGGGATCAGCGAGCAGGTCGAGAAGGTGGCGCTCCGCGGCGCGGGCCTGCCTGGCGAGGTGATCGTCCACTTCGACCCCTGCCGTCCCCGCTACTGCGCGGGCTGTCCCGTCGAGGCCTGCCCGGTGCGCTCGGCGCCCTTCGCGACGCGCCGCCCGCTCACGCTCGAGCGCGCCACCCGCGAGGACGAGGCGCTCGGGTGA